aagaaaaaaaaattgtactttccattttttatggtttatagtttaatttaaaacgatatatatattagtcttaataattaattaaattaggctttttacttatataatttttttaatcatttgtattttgtcataacaaaatttttaaaccatggatcataaaatttgaatgtgagacttttaacagttttagtaatttatagccgtttgtaaaaattcaaaatataacatatacataaaaatctaaatttttattatatggttattgtggttgtttaatttatttaatagtttaaaattaaacaaatataatagaagatacactattttttttatcaaatctttattattcaaaatcattaattgtcatatatactttagccacattaggcaattccgtaaattttatttaaggaaataataaagtacattaatgatgcatttattgttagtttaataaaaagcttattatataattagatggattAACATTTATCTCTAATGATTTTAAGAAGAGAAAAtgactaggatagcactaaatttttttttgtcacaaatatagcctataagaataaaaatgatcaaaataatacttaatgttttatcaaaagagataaatatatacttataccccaatggtaaattaatttagttaagaggtagggtttaggatttagggtttagggtttagagtttaggggtggggtttagggtttagagttaagggatggagtttaggatttagagtttagggtttagggtttagggtttagggtttagggtttagagttggggaggggggttttgggataagatttcaaattttgaaaaataaaaaaaattaaatttttcaaaagagaaaatgctattttggtcattttagtttttgagtgctatttttgtgacataaacttagaaatatgctattttggagatttgcccttttaagaatcatcctagtgatgacatgtgggtacaaaaaaaagttgtaatgcttttcaaataatatataggggatgtgtGAGTTAATAGCtatcattagtaaacaaatttttAGTAAATTGTGAAGTCATAGGCATTCAGATTTCTATTCATAGTCTCTGTTACCGGTTTGGTGGTTTAGTTCCTGTGGAAAGGTTAAACTTTAAACTATAGATTGTAGGAGAAAAACATCCATgcaatttatatgattttgtttgCAGCCAAGGATTTGGACCGGCATTATCTGCTCTCAGGTGATACCGATGGAATCATCATCATTTGGGAACTTTCTACTGTCTGTCAATAACAATGTAAAAACACCTTCACTCTCATTCTGAGCTGCGTTTCTCAACAGTTTATGTATTATATCTGAGATTATTACTATGTGTCCGGTTTGGTTTAAACAAGAGTGGAGACATGTACGACAACTACCACAGTCTCACAAGAAAGGTGTAACTTGCATCACTGCTTATATGGTTTCTGAAACCGATGCTGTGCTTCTTCAGATGGAGTTGTGAACCTCTGGGAAGTTTCTTTTCCGTCTCAGTCTAGTGGTAAACACTTGGTTCTAACTTCAAACTCCCTCAACCTGCTGTTGATTGATTAGACTCGTCGTCCTCTTGTTCTTTTGCTGCAGACGAGTGTAAGGTTCTGTGTCTGGACACTCTCTCTGTTGACTCAAAAGCAATAGTGACGCTTTCGTTAGCTGAGTTGCCACTGAGTCCTGGACGATTTGTCCTCGCCATGGGCGGATTGGacaacaaaataaaactttacttCTGTTTGTGAGCTTAAAGGCCACACGGACTGGATCCGGAGTTTGGACTTCTCATTACCGTTACACTCAACAGAAGAAGCCACCAGTAGTATCATGCTTGTGAGTTCTTCACAGGACAAAGTCATTCGGATTTGGAAGCTTGTGTTACTCGGTGATGTTGGCTCATGGCAAAGAGAGATCACTCTAGCTTCTTACATTGAAGGTCCAGTTTTCGTCTCAGGGACGTTTACTTATCAGATCTCAGTCGAGTCTGTTCTCATTGGACATGAAGATTGGGTGTACTCCGTGGAGTGGCAACCTCCGGTCACTGGCCACCAGCCGCTGAGCATTCTATCTGCTTCAATGGACAAAGTGAACCTCTGGAAGAGAAGATCAGCTTGCGTTTCATACTTTATGGCCGGAATCTCATAAATTCTATGCTCATGGTAATGAACTCTTTTCTCTCTGCTGTGACCACAACGGAACCCTTGTTGCTTCATCCTGTAAGGTAAGCTCCCCCAGATATGTTTGCACTTGTTCCATCTCCTCTGTTCAATATTGACCTAGCAAGAACCGCAAACTTGTTCAGGCTCAGTCTGCAGCCATGGCGGAGATATGGCTATGGGAAGTTGGGACATGGAAAGCTGTTGGTCGTTTGCAATCTCACAGCTTGACAGTGACACACTTGGAGTTCTCGTACAACGACACTCTGCTCTTGTCTGTCTCCAGAGATAGTCACTTCTCAGTGTTCTCTATCCAAAGAACAGGTAAAACCTCGGTTTAGTCTTGAGTGTCACTATAGTCATCTAAGTCTATATATTTTCTTCGTCATCTCTATTCAGACAATGGCGAGGTTAGTCACAAAGTCATGGCAAAGGTTGAAGCACACAAGAGGATCATCTGGGCATGTTCATGGAACCCAGTTTGCAACTTCATCAAGAGACAAGACTGTGAAGATCTGGTCCGTTGAGAAAGACGCACGCATCAAACAGGTTCTTGCCTTGCCTCAGTTTGGGAGCAGTGTTACTGCCGTGGCTTGGACGGTATTAGACCACAAGAATAAGAGCGGCTGCATAGCCGTTGGGATGGAGAGGGGACTGATAGAGCTGTGGAACATAAAGATTAAAGAAACAAAGGAAGAAGGTACAACAGAAACTGCAGCTCTTGCTCTGAGGCTGGAACCGTTCATGTGTCATGTCTCAGCTGTGAACCGGTTAGCATGGAGACCAACATTACCAAAACTCTCATTCTCTAAGCATCACTGTACTGTTTATGCAAATAGCTATGTAGAAATATTCTACCACATCAATTTTTCTTCATTGCATTAAAGTTTAAAACAGCTCTAGTCAGGTCCAGTTTTGTGCCAAGAATGAACAAAtgctcaagcaagtgactaaatcatTGATGAGGTTGGCCTCTTTATCAATTGCTTCACCATtgattatatgtatatacaaaTGTAGATGGTTTGATTTTTAACCTTGAAACAAACAGGAATCAAACAACATCTTATGGTTATAACAGGAAGCCAGGAGAAGCATAAAAATACCCATGGACAAAAAGTTTTGAATAGTTCAGCTGATAGCCAAAAAAAGTTTGTGAAACGGAGAATCCATCTTGAGAACTGGGGTGGGTAGGCGATTGATCATATAAGTGGCAGTTTCAGATGCTGATAGATATCAAAGAGCTTACTTCCAGAAGAAGAAAAGTCAAGAAGCAGAGGCTGACGTGGCTGGAGCCTGGAATCGATTTACAAGATTTTAAAGAGCGAAGTTGGAACTTCTGAATCAACTAGAGGCTTTGCCGTTATTGGAGAGAGTTGTGAATGAGCTGAAGTTCGAAGTTAAATAAGGAGTCTGTAattcatttgtattttcttatgCTTGATGTTGTTTGTTAGAGACGTTATGAGTCTTTACTCCACAGTCGTGATGAGACTGGTGATTTGATCTGAATTTGTCATGAGAGCTTAGATCGATTCACACTCAAGCTGTAATACATTTGTTCATTGATAATCGAAGGAGTTTACATTGTTCTCGGGTTATAGCTATCCAAAATCTATCAGATGCATACACTACGACCACAATATGTTTTAGATGTTTTACGCATCGTGGTGTGAGTAAGCAATATCATACCGATTTCAACACCATGCCGATGTTTTCTTCTGGAGATGCTATTATTATAATTTGGTTGGTCGatgattataatttttattattttaataaaataattaatgttgtcAAAACACCCAaacaatattacaaataacTATTTATGAAAACTAAATGAAAAAGTTTATAGAAAGAGTATATAATATTTCATCGGtttctttttatcaattatgtatttataaactatataaatcattttactatAGTTTTTATAGAAATCAATATAGTGGGTTTATATTCTTATgtaaatacattttaatatagattatataggtcgaataattaaaattgtaaataatatattatattcatttatataaattataacaattttatctattaaaatataaatcatgacttctttcatgtgtgatatttttatttagactATCATGCAGAAATTTTATGAAATGTATTTCTTTAATGCTAATAATATATAATCCTTTTTAACTACTTAAATCATAATATGTTTTGatctctttattattattattttataaatatatatatatattaaaattctaacaaatctatTGAAAAAgataattaacaatattttaattgtcaaaaattgtatataaatattttcactaatttcgtaattagtaatgaaattaatgttattatacaataatatatatatatatatattccgtTATCCTTcttgaatgaaaaaaatattctattttatctattttataataatatatatcattttaaaagaaGCCCattgtatttaaataaatatgataaaattattttacattgataagttaatatattttattttcataaatattaaaattttttgctataaatataatatgttggtagaacgggttaacattagtaaactatataattcatgtataaaattaatttatcttaaaatttttatatatatataataatttattatcttaaatgaataaacataaaaaactgATATAGAAAATCTAGAAATTTGAATTACAGGTCaagataataaattaaatacaaaataattttcagagaTATATAATAAGAGGtatcatatatatgtgatgatgtgaaataattaattaatttacagcatgaaaattataaaatattctatttgaaataattatataaacatttaaatatataagtaaacttaagaatatatactaattatgtaaaacaagtatttatatatacaaatatgaaaataaatatccgCACAAGTGTGCGTATCCAAATCTAGTTGAACATTAAAATGATGTGGCATACATGAAATTGTTGTTGTGTATCAATATcataaaaaaacagagaaaagattaatataatttttttggttaacatatattttttttttcatgagttgtttatgttgatgacaaCAATTTTTTATGGTCAACGTAGACTTTTTTTTCTGGTCAATATAgactttttttgtcaacaaagatttctttcttttttttagtcAACACAGATTTTTTTATGGTCAACATTGACttatttcttaattatttgGTCAACGtagatttcttttttctttatgtttattTCGAGTGAAATATGGTTTCCTCTTAAGGTGGTACATACTTATTTTGTTTTCCATTATACTGCTGACATTATACTCTTCACCACAACATGACATAAGCCTTGTACACATTATACATAAAATAGAGAAAAGATTAatacagttttttttaatagatttctttattcttttttttggtcaacgcATACTTTTTGGGTCAAcatagactttttttttgtcaacataaatttctttttttttggtctaacatagatttatttcttaattttgttCACCATAgatttctcttttctttgtCTTTATTTGGAGTGAAATATGATTTCTTCTTAAGGTggtatatacatattttatttttcattatactgctgaaaatcaaaaatatataatattatccaGTTTATTTGTTTCCTCAAAACCCACCAGCAGAcactaatttataaaatatagcttaatttttatatttatttggaaAAACGATATTGTgatgaaatataatatattagttatatacattaatagcaaagaaaaaataagttgttttttcaaaaaaaaaaagttgttccTCTAAAGATAATTAAGCAAGTAATGTAAACTATGACATCATCGCCAACTTCCATTTTCTTCGCATATAATTAACAACTATATACATGTCCGGCCCAAAACATATTTAGGCCATGTGCACAACTAAATTTTGTTAAGATCTtttcttatacaaataaaaaatttagggTCTAAAATCAAAActccaaaatattaaaaccttaaaatataaagaaaatttacaacaAAAGGTGGGACTTTGTGCAAAAAGCATAATCCGCACATGTCCAGAGCCGGCACTGGCTATATATAAAACTACTCTTCACCACATAACAACATAAACCTTGTACACATTATACaacaaatctaaaatggtgTCACTATGGTCTGTGTTCGTGGCTCTAACCATTATTTCCATTAATTTAAAGATCTTTCCAGCCACATCTCATGTCACTTTGAATGACCAATCCATTTTTGATTACCACCAGAAATGGATGATTCAGTTCTCTAAAGTTTACAAGGATGACTTCGAGAAAGAGATGAGGTTGAAAGTGTTCAAGAAAAACTTGATATTTATCGAGAACTTCAATAATATGGGGAACCAAAGCTATAAACTTGGTGTCAACGAGTTCACCGATATGACTAAAGAAGAGTTTCTTGCCACCTACACCGGTGGTCTCCAGGGCATAAACGTTACTTCACTACCCGAAGTAGTTGATCAAACGATGTCATCTAGGAAATTGAACTTTAGTGAACTTTTATTTGTCAAAGACTGGAGAATCGAAGGAGCTGTAACGCCTGTCAAAAATCAAAGATCATGTGGTAAGCTTGCTTTGATTATTATTATAGTCTTTATACGCCCTGATATTCCAAGTTATACCTATATTATTTgtcagttttaaaaataatacattcCGCATACAAAATGTAATGCCCAAGTTACGGTTATCTGTTTAGGTAATTTGTTTCATCAAAATGAACTAATCAATATCTATGTGCAGGAAGTTGTTGGGCGTTCTCATCTGTAGCAGCGGTGGAGGGTTTAACAAAAATTTCTGGCAAAAACCTCGTATCACTGTCGGAACAACAACTTGTAGATTGCACAAATGGTTGTAACCCGGGAAGGATTAGTGAAG
The window above is part of the Brassica napus cultivar Da-Ae chromosome C8, Da-Ae, whole genome shotgun sequence genome. Proteins encoded here:
- the LOC106423799 gene encoding ervatamin-B, with the protein product MVSLWSVFVALTIISINLKIFPATSHVTLNDQSIFDYHQKWMIQFSKVYKDDFEKEMRLKVFKKNLIFIENFNNMGNQSYKLGVNEFTDMTKEEFLATYTGGLQGINVTSLPEVVDQTMSSRKLNFSELLFVKDWRIEGAVTPVKNQRSCGSCWAFSSVAAVEGLTKISGKNLVSLSEQQLVDCTNGCNPGRISEAFAYMIKSGGISSDSEYPYQAKSGQCRSDARPAIMIKGYERVPFNNENALLDAVLRQPVSVNIDARTDSFRHYKEGVLDARDCGIDVNHSVALVGYGVTEDGIKYWLVKNSWGENWGEKGFMRIRRMVEWPEGMCGVAQYAFYPVV